Proteins from one Methanobrevibacter sp. genomic window:
- a CDS encoding U32 family peptidase, with the protein MRIPELLAPVGSMDHLKVAINAGASSVYLSGKDYGARKYATNFTLDEIDEAVNTAHIHNVKVYVTVNTLIKEDELEDVINYVYHLYAIGVDAILVQDLGLVELINKHVPKLKIHASTQMTCENQLKLNYLESKGIKRVVLPREMKKEEIKALDTNMEFEIFAHGALCYSYSGQCLMSSFKGGRSGNRGTCAQPCRQKYRIDGIKKENYYLSPCDLSLFNQLKEISEMNITCIKIEGRMRNKEYLAIVISSYRKALNKLKSNKETKSENINLVFNRGLCEGLFNESPQRSLKAGHIGLKIGRVIKSEKNQIAIRLDDSIKTIPEKGDGLLIIKNNNDYGFEVSQNPLVTTLNHFKTGKNKPVKDLSRKDKVLVVKKVWQNKKSTFNLNESDVYLTKRNSLTKKVKKIETKGSSFVKSKLILTFSVKNKFPVLKGRLTLANRKEFECEVVGNTPFEKPLKKSVTRETIKKQLQKIDNYPYQIVQININYDGTLFIPISKINELRRNLFEKIEYDVVNSFKNNSKKIKLDECNSKNNETECNISFYTNNLKHLEHVKNVKRVYLEIPNPDDSLVLSDENPNLNYMISFIKKAYEISYDKDYELVWKWPDITHDSLIKSLNKVRGILNKMHYTLPIMSNSFNGQYGFYSMNITNNETINSLEGYEILTLSPELTKKDYENIIKHCKYPQKVEILVQGSVELMKTRYPLLYGFEKDKNYKNYLIDKKNNRYPIHKSISSQELTIFNDSELSLINEIEHLKNINYSNFAIDGRYKDDNYYKIVDIYNDALNGNVNEKELKKYSSKNTAANY; encoded by the coding sequence ATGAGAATTCCTGAATTACTTGCACCCGTTGGGTCTATGGATCATTTGAAAGTTGCAATAAATGCAGGAGCAAGTTCAGTTTACTTATCTGGAAAAGATTATGGTGCTCGTAAATATGCAACAAACTTTACTTTAGATGAGATTGATGAAGCAGTAAATACTGCACACATACATAATGTCAAAGTTTACGTTACCGTAAACACATTGATAAAAGAAGATGAATTAGAAGATGTGATTAATTATGTTTATCACCTATATGCTATTGGAGTTGATGCTATTTTAGTACAAGATTTAGGACTGGTTGAGTTGATCAACAAGCACGTACCTAAATTAAAAATCCATGCATCAACACAGATGACCTGTGAAAATCAATTGAAATTAAACTATTTGGAAAGTAAAGGGATAAAACGTGTTGTACTTCCACGTGAAATGAAAAAAGAAGAAATCAAGGCACTTGATACAAATATGGAATTTGAAATATTTGCTCATGGAGCTTTATGTTATTCTTACTCAGGACAATGCCTAATGAGTAGTTTTAAAGGTGGAAGAAGCGGAAACAGAGGAACCTGTGCTCAACCTTGCCGTCAAAAATATAGAATCGACGGAATTAAAAAAGAAAATTATTACTTATCACCATGTGATTTAAGTTTATTCAATCAGCTAAAAGAAATTTCAGAAATGAATATTACATGCATTAAGATTGAAGGCAGAATGAGAAACAAGGAATATTTAGCTATTGTAATAAGTTCCTATCGTAAAGCATTGAATAAACTAAAAAGCAACAAAGAAACAAAAAGTGAAAACATAAATCTCGTATTCAATAGAGGACTTTGTGAAGGATTATTCAATGAGTCACCACAAAGAAGCCTTAAAGCAGGCCATATTGGACTGAAAATAGGTAGAGTCATAAAATCCGAGAAAAATCAAATCGCAATTAGATTAGATGATTCCATAAAGACCATTCCTGAAAAAGGAGATGGACTATTAATAATCAAAAACAACAATGATTACGGATTTGAAGTATCTCAAAATCCTCTCGTCACTACATTGAATCACTTTAAAACCGGAAAAAATAAACCTGTGAAAGATTTATCAAGAAAAGACAAGGTTTTAGTTGTTAAAAAAGTATGGCAAAATAAGAAAAGTACATTTAATTTGAATGAATCTGATGTGTACCTAACAAAAAGAAATAGTTTAACCAAAAAAGTTAAGAAAATAGAAACTAAAGGATCAAGCTTTGTAAAATCCAAATTGATACTTACTTTTTCAGTTAAAAATAAGTTCCCTGTGCTTAAAGGAAGATTAACTCTTGCAAACAGAAAAGAGTTTGAATGTGAAGTTGTAGGAAATACCCCATTTGAAAAACCTCTCAAAAAGAGCGTTACAAGAGAAACAATCAAAAAACAGCTTCAAAAAATTGATAATTATCCCTATCAAATAGTTCAAATCAACATAAATTATGATGGAACATTATTCATACCGATAAGCAAAATAAATGAACTCAGAAGGAATTTATTTGAAAAAATAGAATATGACGTTGTCAATTCATTTAAAAATAACAGTAAGAAAATCAAGTTAGATGAATGCAACAGCAAAAATAATGAAACAGAATGCAATATTTCATTTTATACAAATAACTTAAAACATTTAGAGCATGTAAAAAATGTTAAAAGAGTTTATTTGGAAATTCCAAATCCGGATGATTCATTGGTTCTTTCAGATGAAAATCCAAACCTCAATTATATGATTAGTTTCATTAAGAAAGCATACGAAATATCCTATGACAAAGATTATGAATTAGTCTGGAAGTGGCCAGACATAACTCATGACAGCTTAATAAAGTCATTGAACAAGGTAAGAGGAATATTAAATAAAATGCATTATACTTTGCCTATAATGAGCAACAGTTTTAATGGACAGTACGGATTTTATTCCATGAACATCACAAATAATGAGACAATAAACAGTCTTGAAGGATATGAAATACTAACATTATCTCCTGAATTAACAAAAAAAGATTATGAAAACATAATTAAGCACTGCAAATATCCTCAGAAAGTTGAAATATTGGTTCAAGGATCTGTTGAACTTATGAAGACAAGATATCCATTACTTTATGGATTTGAAAAAGACAAGAACTATAAAAATTATTTGATTGATAAGAAAAACAACAGATATCCAATTCACAAAAGCATTTCATCACAGGAATTGACAATATTTAATGATAGTGAACTTTCATTAATTAATGAGATAGAACATTTAAAAAATATCAATTATTCCAATTTTGCAATTGACGGTAGATATAAAGATGATAACTATTATAAAATTGTTGATATCTATAATGATGCTCTTAACGGCAATGTCAATGAAAAAGAATTGAAAAAATATAGTTCTAAAAACACTGCTGCAAACTATTAA